Proteins from a single region of Chloroherpeton thalassium ATCC 35110:
- a CDS encoding DnaJ domain-containing protein gives MLNISPKASSEEIKRAYMEQIKSVHPDKMVGEPETVRQEAARRSQHLNQAKEILLDEEKRELYDMSYRHYMSDAAAMAAQQGFVGGSYNEYMQHSEDILLQREAYLSAQRGRTKIFIILAIIIMGSLSIIWRFFSPSDVVKITGAKEVVSYESPAFSFDAKSPQRALIFSETQNRMLSGGQDGVVHFWPIGNNSETEFASVKLPAAVFSLATVDSVIFAGTSDGSIYKLIHREILDKLSGHTDAVTEICLATESHLLASASLDKTIKIWRPETGAPVRTMMGTAFPIFSMAFAGDKKHLAFTDDRVMKVWNWTDGTFNRMTMQREKLVALAAFGDWVALAGVEQVLKQIQVKKNTIRESLPDPAILTCLAYHPSGDLLVSGGEDGMIRVYGAQSGKKLKVIKAHEARVTRLCFTKDGRYLASTSLDRTVKFWNISPDAF, from the coding sequence TTGCTGAATATATCCCCGAAAGCCTCTTCTGAAGAAATCAAACGCGCGTACATGGAGCAAATCAAATCGGTGCATCCCGATAAAATGGTGGGCGAACCCGAAACCGTGCGTCAAGAGGCCGCAAGGCGCTCTCAGCATCTAAACCAAGCCAAAGAAATTTTGCTCGATGAAGAAAAACGAGAGCTTTACGATATGTCCTATCGGCATTACATGTCGGATGCCGCAGCAATGGCCGCGCAACAAGGTTTTGTTGGCGGAAGCTACAACGAGTATATGCAGCATTCTGAGGATATACTCCTGCAGCGCGAAGCCTATCTTTCCGCGCAGCGAGGCCGCACAAAGATTTTCATCATTTTGGCCATCATTATTATGGGCTCGCTTTCGATCATTTGGCGATTTTTTAGCCCAAGCGATGTGGTTAAAATTACCGGTGCAAAAGAAGTGGTTTCGTATGAATCGCCCGCTTTTTCGTTTGATGCGAAATCGCCGCAGCGTGCGTTAATTTTTAGTGAAACGCAAAACAGGATGCTCTCTGGCGGGCAAGATGGGGTCGTTCATTTTTGGCCGATTGGCAACAATTCGGAAACTGAGTTTGCCAGCGTGAAGCTTCCTGCTGCTGTATTTTCTCTGGCCACAGTCGATAGCGTCATTTTTGCGGGCACATCAGATGGCTCAATTTATAAGCTGATCCATCGCGAAATTTTGGATAAACTTTCTGGTCACACGGATGCGGTTACCGAAATTTGCCTTGCTACTGAAAGCCATTTGCTCGCATCGGCAAGCCTTGACAAAACCATTAAAATTTGGCGACCGGAAACTGGTGCGCCTGTGCGAACCATGATGGGAACGGCGTTTCCTATTTTTTCAATGGCCTTTGCTGGCGATAAAAAGCATTTGGCGTTCACTGACGATCGCGTCATGAAAGTTTGGAATTGGACCGACGGCACATTTAATCGTATGACCATGCAGCGAGAAAAATTAGTAGCGCTGGCGGCTTTTGGCGATTGGGTTGCCTTGGCGGGAGTGGAGCAAGTTTTAAAGCAAATCCAGGTGAAAAAAAACACGATACGCGAAAGCTTGCCCGACCCAGCTATCTTGACTTGTCTTGCCTATCATCCTTCAGGTGACTTGCTTGTTTCTGGCGGCGAAGATGGCATGATTCGTGTATATGGTGCTCAAAGCGGGAAAAAGCTGAAAGTCATTAAAGCGCATGAGGCGCGCGTTACGCGGCTTTGCTTTACTAAAGATGGCCGTTATCTTGCATCTACCTCGTTAGATCGTACCGTGAAATTTTGGAACATATCGCCTGATGCTTTCTGA
- a CDS encoding MBL fold metallo-hydrolase, which translates to MKVTFLGTGTSQGIPVPLCNCEICASNDPRDKRLRASLFVETGQKNILIDTSADFRQQMLRSSIRKIDLILLTHHHFDHLYGLDDIRSFTNAHQQFIDVYTKPDCIPEVMTRFGYAFHRDNLQIGLPALRMHAVVKPFFVGENNHKITITPVEVGHGRLGIYGYRIGNMAYLTDCKTIPDKSFDLLKNLDVLIIESLRYRLHPTHASLIESLAFIKKISPKRAYLTHFSHELKHSRLDAELPENVFPAHDMLELFIDEE; encoded by the coding sequence ATGAAAGTGACTTTTTTAGGAACAGGAACTTCTCAGGGCATTCCGGTTCCGCTTTGCAACTGTGAGATTTGCGCATCCAACGACCCACGCGATAAACGCCTTCGCGCTTCGCTTTTTGTCGAAACTGGCCAGAAAAACATTTTAATCGACACATCCGCTGATTTCCGACAACAAATGCTTCGCAGTTCGATTCGTAAAATCGACCTGATTTTGCTCACGCATCATCATTTTGACCATCTTTACGGACTGGACGATATCCGCTCTTTTACCAATGCACACCAACAATTTATCGATGTTTATACCAAACCCGATTGCATTCCTGAAGTGATGACACGCTTTGGCTATGCGTTTCATCGCGACAATTTGCAAATCGGGCTGCCCGCCTTGCGAATGCACGCTGTCGTCAAACCGTTTTTTGTTGGGGAAAACAACCATAAAATTACGATTACGCCTGTCGAAGTTGGACACGGACGCTTGGGTATTTATGGCTATCGAATTGGAAATATGGCTTACCTAACAGATTGCAAAACAATTCCTGACAAGTCGTTTGACTTGTTAAAAAACTTGGATGTGCTCATCATCGAAAGTTTGCGCTACCGCCTGCATCCAACTCATGCTAGCCTGATAGAATCGCTGGCTTTTATAAAAAAAATTTCGCCTAAACGTGCGTATTTAACTCACTTTAGCCATGAACTCAAGCATAGTCGCCTGGATGCAGAATTGCCAGAAAATGTCTTCCCTGCACATGACATGTTGGAGCTTTTTATTGATGAGGAGTAA
- the purD gene encoding phosphoribosylamine--glycine ligase yields the protein MKVLILGSGAREHALAWAIARHPSVQKIYVAPGNGGIHHLGEIAENIPFKADDIDGLLKFAKENKIGLTIVGPEQPLEKGIVNRFKNHGLKIFGPSQEAAQLETSKAFAKSFMRAMHIPSAAFLVFRSHEEAAAYIEAQDEYPQVIKASGLAAGKGVVIAQNKTEALQTLDEFFNKKIFGSATETIVIESFMPGEEASVFAVTDGNNYKLLLAAQDHKRIGEGDTGKNTGGMGAYAPAPIVTPEILEKVEKEIIQPTLAGMKEREMPYQGFLYVGLMIHNGQPRVVEYNARLGDPEAQVVLPLLKTQLLDVLLAAVDERLDEINLEMLPKSATTVVMASNGYPDKYETGKVITGECHYEPSSDVAVFHAGTAQVNGTLQTSGGRVLSVTAVAETLEKSISRAYDAVAQISFDGAYFRRDIGAKGLKKS from the coding sequence ATGAAGGTACTTATTCTTGGCAGCGGAGCGCGGGAACATGCGCTTGCGTGGGCGATTGCTCGCCATCCGTCTGTGCAAAAAATTTATGTAGCGCCGGGCAATGGAGGCATTCATCATTTGGGTGAAATTGCAGAAAACATTCCTTTCAAAGCGGATGATATCGATGGCCTTCTGAAATTTGCAAAGGAAAATAAAATTGGGTTAACGATTGTTGGGCCGGAACAGCCATTGGAAAAAGGCATCGTAAATAGATTCAAAAATCACGGCTTGAAAATTTTTGGTCCGTCGCAAGAAGCCGCGCAGCTCGAAACCAGCAAAGCGTTCGCGAAAAGTTTTATGCGCGCGATGCACATTCCTTCCGCAGCGTTTTTGGTTTTTCGTTCGCATGAAGAAGCGGCAGCCTACATTGAGGCGCAGGATGAATATCCGCAAGTGATTAAAGCCAGCGGACTTGCAGCCGGAAAAGGCGTTGTGATTGCGCAAAATAAAACGGAAGCCCTTCAAACCTTAGACGAGTTTTTCAATAAAAAAATCTTCGGTTCGGCAACAGAAACGATCGTGATTGAATCATTTATGCCTGGTGAAGAAGCCAGCGTTTTTGCTGTCACCGATGGAAATAATTACAAGTTGCTTTTGGCCGCGCAAGATCACAAACGCATTGGGGAGGGCGACACCGGCAAAAATACGGGTGGCATGGGGGCTTATGCGCCCGCCCCGATCGTGACACCGGAGATTTTGGAAAAAGTGGAAAAAGAGATCATTCAGCCAACTTTGGCGGGCATGAAAGAAAGAGAAATGCCGTATCAAGGATTTTTGTATGTTGGTTTGATGATTCACAACGGTCAGCCTCGCGTGGTTGAATACAATGCCCGACTCGGCGACCCGGAAGCGCAGGTGGTTTTGCCGCTGTTAAAAACGCAACTGCTTGATGTTTTGCTTGCTGCCGTTGACGAGCGCTTGGATGAAATTAATCTCGAAATGCTTCCCAAATCGGCCACCACCGTGGTGATGGCCAGCAATGGCTATCCAGACAAATACGAGACGGGAAAAGTGATCACAGGAGAATGCCATTACGAGCCGTCGTCGGATGTGGCCGTTTTTCATGCGGGCACAGCCCAAGTCAATGGAACGCTACAAACTTCCGGTGGACGCGTGCTTTCTGTAACCGCCGTTGCCGAAACACTTGAAAAAAGTATTTCGCGAGCTTATGATGCGGTAGCGCAAATTTCATTTGACGGCGCATATTTCCGCCGCGATATAGGTGCGAAAGGGTTGAAAAAAAGTTAG
- a CDS encoding carbohydrate-binding module family 20 domain-containing protein yields MATTPPESKTQNDRLYVNLVWHFSQTEFLDGLRVQLSTPAVRHNATSVYFSLLSALQKYPKLHTTLSLPGETLRALQRYVLRMREFADLKKDQFDYDGYLKKYAGQADPWLDMLLVPSSAFGYDWDDLLLNNSGHQEQFAFAVSPELLKRFPEYVELMPSDMQVGDVQGKNIRRFISAHDKMKIKFFFAISHFDEQFLRETVELPLKDETGEPIAIHLNDYFVVYDNLTPNDPSDDYYLLAKPIGEDDCRELAFDTYKIMESVLLWIEQLSENERENENLTNVYRYNRSAKPAISLITSPQNNALIPLIYDTESVLKAADSLKAPLRFSHPEDAKVHISRAIENQKQTFQVQPEGFFPTCGAISSASMRVYDDFSFRWLLTGKNAIAQKTPSSVVIFGNNGSAKNPLALILSETDFSSEFETDYSRRTPAENLTAFGSRLKKNQAESGENLLTLIFPIDERLSYFHPDFRAHAFLESLLAYLADAQEKAYRSAYRKSRNGDDLVPVVTCTPSEYLDGASARQIAPHKPTPISAPVFGMLATGGIARFLGDEEEQTAWSYLSLVRGDFSKVGEFSPPADSEAPSPEVSPESYFRFLAWESIFAAENALWFEHFGSEHSVSRRKLEEFDREFLLHLQNVYLAFEKSGEKIERRKMPSVLIQKSRKPRKDFSASRINIDGFLDENEWYEDAGILICDSAKAHFPIRRCLYGLNNENLFLALDAAGVDFSALFRQKDASFLVTLFYDDDGKTVLTFRPKENEKAKFLFAQNHGVLEMQIPFSRLNEFESNSGIFGSLFRREKRFSRKMELGVQIEISSDEGTLKWPENNFAILNENSSDFIDVIFEVDATSVKQIPKAIYICGDKTPLGKWKPNTVRLFDDGSSGDRIGNDKIWSRKFKLRRGETVQYKYTNSGTPGVWESQELGQEVRSITVEPDMGSPNQMIVRDIYGVKMR; encoded by the coding sequence TTGGCGACGACGCCACCTGAAAGCAAAACTCAAAACGATCGATTATATGTAAATTTGGTCTGGCATTTCAGCCAAACTGAGTTTTTAGATGGCCTTCGCGTTCAATTAAGCACGCCAGCTGTTCGTCACAATGCAACCAGCGTTTATTTTTCCCTTCTCTCGGCGCTTCAAAAATACCCAAAATTGCACACCACGCTCAGTTTGCCTGGCGAAACGCTTCGCGCCTTGCAGCGCTATGTTTTGCGGATGCGTGAGTTTGCTGATCTTAAAAAAGATCAGTTCGATTACGACGGATATTTGAAAAAATATGCAGGACAAGCCGATCCCTGGCTCGACATGCTGCTCGTGCCTTCATCGGCGTTTGGTTATGATTGGGACGATTTGCTGCTGAACAATTCTGGCCATCAAGAGCAGTTCGCGTTTGCTGTGAGTCCAGAATTGCTCAAACGGTTTCCTGAATATGTGGAACTCATGCCAAGCGATATGCAAGTTGGTGATGTGCAAGGAAAAAATATTCGCCGCTTCATCAGCGCACACGATAAAATGAAAATCAAGTTTTTTTTTGCCATCAGCCATTTTGATGAGCAGTTTTTGCGCGAAACCGTCGAATTGCCGCTCAAAGATGAAACCGGCGAGCCGATTGCAATCCACTTGAACGATTACTTTGTGGTTTATGATAACCTAACGCCAAACGATCCTTCCGACGATTATTACCTGTTAGCCAAACCGATTGGCGAAGACGATTGCCGCGAATTGGCGTTCGATACTTACAAAATCATGGAAAGCGTTTTGTTATGGATTGAGCAGCTTTCAGAAAATGAACGAGAAAACGAGAACCTCACGAATGTTTATCGTTATAATCGCTCGGCGAAACCGGCGATTTCGCTCATCACTTCCCCGCAAAACAACGCGCTCATTCCGCTTATTTATGACACGGAAAGCGTCCTCAAAGCTGCTGATAGCCTCAAAGCTCCGCTTCGTTTTTCGCATCCCGAAGACGCCAAAGTTCATATTTCTCGCGCGATTGAAAATCAGAAACAAACATTTCAGGTTCAGCCCGAAGGTTTTTTTCCGACTTGCGGCGCAATTTCCAGCGCGTCGATGCGCGTTTATGACGATTTTTCATTTCGCTGGCTTTTAACTGGAAAAAATGCGATTGCTCAAAAAACACCGTCGTCGGTTGTCATATTTGGAAATAACGGTTCTGCGAAAAATCCGCTCGCATTAATTTTGTCGGAAACTGATTTTAGCTCGGAATTTGAAACGGATTACTCGCGCCGAACGCCCGCCGAAAATTTGACCGCGTTTGGTTCTCGGCTGAAAAAAAATCAGGCGGAATCGGGCGAAAATTTGCTCACGCTCATTTTTCCGATCGACGAGCGGCTTTCGTATTTCCACCCTGATTTTCGTGCGCACGCATTTTTGGAATCGCTGCTCGCGTATTTGGCCGATGCGCAGGAAAAAGCGTATCGGAGCGCTTATCGAAAGAGCCGAAATGGCGATGACTTGGTGCCTGTGGTGACTTGCACGCCTTCGGAATATTTGGACGGCGCCAGTGCGCGCCAGATTGCTCCGCACAAGCCGACGCCGATTTCCGCGCCTGTGTTTGGGATGCTCGCTACGGGCGGCATCGCGCGTTTTTTGGGCGACGAAGAAGAGCAAACGGCTTGGTCGTATCTTTCGCTCGTTCGTGGCGATTTTTCCAAAGTTGGGGAATTTTCGCCGCCAGCTGATTCAGAAGCGCCATCTCCCGAAGTTTCGCCCGAGTCGTATTTCCGATTTTTGGCTTGGGAATCAATTTTCGCGGCGGAAAACGCGCTTTGGTTTGAGCACTTTGGCAGCGAGCATTCGGTTTCGCGTCGCAAGCTCGAGGAATTTGACAGGGAATTTTTGCTGCATCTTCAAAATGTGTATCTCGCCTTCGAAAAATCGGGTGAAAAAATTGAGCGCCGAAAAATGCCCTCGGTGTTGATTCAAAAGTCCAGAAAGCCGCGCAAAGATTTTTCCGCTTCAAGAATCAACATTGACGGATTTTTGGACGAGAACGAATGGTATGAAGACGCCGGCATTTTGATTTGCGATAGCGCAAAAGCGCATTTTCCTATTCGTCGCTGCTTGTATGGATTGAACAATGAAAATCTCTTTTTGGCGCTCGACGCCGCAGGCGTTGATTTCTCCGCGCTATTTCGGCAAAAAGATGCCTCATTTTTGGTGACGCTGTTTTATGACGACGACGGCAAAACCGTGTTGACCTTTCGCCCGAAGGAAAATGAAAAGGCAAAATTTTTGTTTGCCCAAAATCATGGCGTGCTGGAAATGCAAATTCCGTTTAGCCGTTTGAACGAATTTGAGAGCAATTCCGGCATTTTTGGTTCGCTATTTCGCAGAGAAAAACGCTTTAGCCGAAAAATGGAACTGGGCGTTCAAATTGAAATTTCCTCGGACGAAGGCACGTTGAAATGGCCGGAAAATAATTTCGCGATCTTAAATGAGAACTCATCGGATTTTATCGATGTGATTTTTGAAGTCGACGCAACGAGCGTGAAGCAAATTCCAAAAGCCATTTACATCTGCGGCGATAAAACGCCGCTTGGCAAATGGAAACCAAACACCGTGCGACTTTTTGACGACGGCTCGTCTGGCGATCGGATTGGAAACGATAAAATTTGGTCGCGCAAGTTCAAGCTGCGACGAGGAGAAACGGTTCAGTATAAATACACCAATAGCGGCACGCCGGGCGTCTGGGAATCGCAAGAATTGGGGCAAGAAGTTCGTAGCATCACGGTTGAGCCTGATATGGGCAGTCCAAACCAGATGATTGTTCGCGATATCTACGGCGTGAAAATGAGGTGA
- a CDS encoding DUF456 domain-containing protein, translated as MDSMVLLWILSVVLMVAGFVGLIVPALPGPPLLFVGMLIGAWAEDFAHIGWVTLLILFVLMLLTYGADFMASAYGAKRYGASNRAMLGSAIGGIVGLFFGLPGVLLGPFIGAVLGELSLKRNLNEAGRAGFGATLGLVLGAAAKIALAFTMLGVFLIARFVS; from the coding sequence ATGGATAGCATGGTTCTGCTTTGGATTTTAAGCGTCGTGTTAATGGTGGCAGGCTTTGTTGGATTGATTGTGCCGGCGTTGCCCGGGCCGCCGTTGCTTTTTGTTGGAATGTTGATTGGTGCGTGGGCGGAAGATTTTGCGCATATCGGTTGGGTGACGCTGCTCATTCTTTTTGTGCTGATGTTGCTGACTTACGGCGCTGATTTTATGGCAAGCGCTTACGGTGCAAAACGCTACGGCGCGTCGAATCGGGCGATGCTGGGTTCAGCCATTGGCGGAATTGTTGGTCTATTTTTCGGATTGCCAGGCGTGCTTTTGGGCCCATTCATCGGGGCGGTTTTGGGCGAACTGAGTTTGAAGCGAAATTTGAACGAAGCCGGGCGCGCTGGTTTCGGCGCAACGCTTGGCTTGGTGCTTGGCGCGGCGGCCAAAATCGCGCTGGCTTTTACGATGCTTGGCGTATTTCTGATTGCACGGTTTGTTTCGTAA
- the rsgA gene encoding ribosome small subunit-dependent GTPase A: MSKFQEKYPKNIKAISDENFLDLQNSSPKTSLEQLGYDEWFQRQSENLLTDDFSVARIIEVNKNNYKISDGQHEIFAELSGKFLFAIETILDYPTVGDWVVVQCFDNNSHAIIHHILPRKSLLKRKDPGKAIDFQLIAANIDYALIMQAVDSNFNLNRLERYLVMIHESHIQPIIILSKTDLISENELAIMMENILHFNKKYLLLSISNITEDGIRSLQKELQSDKTYCLLGSSGVGKTTLFNKLLGEARFGVNEVREKDSKGRHTTTRRQLLRLESGSIFIDTPGMREIGTFAIDSGLDETFDEIVSLSRECRFQDCSHTHEDGCAVKDAVLNGTIDEARYQNFLKIQKESNYYEMSYLEKRKKDKSFGKMMKNYKKSIRKK, translated from the coding sequence ATGTCAAAATTTCAAGAAAAATATCCGAAAAATATAAAAGCTATTTCTGACGAGAATTTTTTAGACCTTCAAAATAGCTCGCCGAAAACATCGCTTGAACAATTAGGCTACGACGAATGGTTTCAGCGACAAAGTGAAAATCTTCTTACAGATGATTTTTCTGTTGCCAGAATCATCGAAGTCAATAAGAATAATTATAAAATCAGCGATGGCCAGCATGAAATATTTGCCGAACTCTCTGGCAAGTTTTTGTTTGCTATCGAAACCATCCTCGATTATCCAACAGTCGGCGATTGGGTGGTCGTGCAATGTTTTGATAATAATTCCCACGCTATCATTCATCATATTCTGCCGCGTAAATCCTTATTGAAGCGCAAAGACCCGGGCAAAGCAATTGATTTTCAACTCATTGCCGCCAACATCGATTATGCGCTTATCATGCAAGCCGTTGATTCTAATTTCAATTTGAATCGCTTGGAGCGCTATCTTGTCATGATTCATGAAAGTCATATTCAACCGATTATTATCCTCAGCAAAACGGATTTAATCTCCGAGAATGAACTTGCTATCATGATGGAAAACATTCTTCATTTTAATAAAAAATATTTATTGCTGTCGATTAGTAATATTACGGAAGATGGAATAAGGTCATTGCAAAAAGAACTTCAATCGGATAAAACGTATTGTCTTTTGGGTTCTTCGGGCGTCGGAAAAACAACCTTGTTCAATAAATTGCTCGGCGAAGCGCGATTTGGCGTAAATGAAGTTCGTGAAAAAGACAGCAAAGGGCGGCACACGACCACGCGCCGACAGCTTCTTCGATTGGAATCCGGTAGCATATTTATTGACACGCCAGGAATGCGTGAAATCGGGACTTTTGCGATTGACAGCGGCTTGGACGAGACATTTGATGAAATCGTTTCGCTGAGCCGTGAATGCCGCTTTCAGGATTGCTCGCATACTCACGAAGACGGTTGCGCCGTAAAAGACGCTGTTCTGAACGGAACAATTGATGAAGCGCGATATCAGAATTTTCTCAAGATTCAAAAAGAATCAAATTATTATGAAATGTCTTATTTGGAAAAACGTAAGAAAGATAAATCGTTTGGAAAGATGATGAAGAATTATAAGAAGTCCATTCGAAAGAAATAA
- the hemW gene encoding radical SAM family heme chaperone HemW encodes MPGLYFHIPFCRRRCHYCDFYFTTNASLIGRFLVGLEAEIFHKATLFENETIETIYFGGGTPSLLSLAQIERVLALCFAHFRIAPAPEITLEANPEDLNEEKLQALASSPVNRLSLGIQSFDAGKLKRLSRGHSAQESFEIASLARTFFRNINIDLMFGTPDESLNDWQRELETALQFQPEHLSTYSLTVEPKTLLAHDIGLGKIPAPNESLQVEMFLSVMRRLREAGYRHYEVSNFAKPAALSAHNFDAWQRKPYLGFGPAAHSFVRQGRTERRFANVRNLKTYLENPANALLFEETLTEKDILNEEIFLALRQDTGLGMDVLEKRRKFTRSNLLEKEIEAFCLQGLLRRDSGRLRLTDKGFTLADSIAETFMVE; translated from the coding sequence ATGCCCGGACTGTATTTTCATATCCCGTTTTGTCGTCGTCGGTGTCATTACTGTGATTTTTATTTTACGACCAATGCGTCGCTTATCGGGCGGTTTTTGGTTGGGCTTGAGGCTGAGATTTTCCATAAAGCGACGCTGTTTGAAAATGAAACGATCGAGACGATTTACTTCGGCGGGGGAACGCCTTCGCTCTTGAGCCTTGCGCAAATTGAGCGCGTTTTGGCGCTTTGTTTTGCGCATTTCCGAATTGCGCCCGCGCCGGAAATTACGCTGGAGGCCAATCCTGAGGATTTGAATGAGGAAAAACTTCAGGCGCTTGCAAGTTCGCCCGTGAATCGGTTGAGTCTTGGGATTCAATCGTTTGATGCGGGAAAGTTGAAACGGCTTTCGCGCGGGCATTCGGCGCAGGAGAGTTTCGAAATTGCCTCGCTGGCTCGCACTTTTTTCCGAAATATCAACATCGATTTGATGTTCGGCACGCCGGATGAATCCTTGAACGATTGGCAACGAGAACTTGAAACGGCCTTGCAATTTCAGCCCGAACATCTTTCCACGTATTCGCTGACCGTCGAGCCGAAAACCTTGCTTGCACATGACATCGGGCTTGGAAAAATTCCTGCACCGAACGAATCGCTTCAAGTGGAGATGTTTCTTTCGGTGATGCGGCGGCTTCGTGAGGCGGGTTATCGGCACTACGAGGTGTCGAATTTTGCCAAGCCGGCGGCGCTTTCCGCACACAACTTCGATGCGTGGCAACGCAAGCCGTATCTCGGATTCGGGCCGGCGGCGCATTCGTTCGTTAGGCAAGGCCGAACTGAGCGGCGTTTTGCCAACGTGCGCAATTTGAAAACTTACCTCGAAAATCCCGCCAACGCCCTCTTGTTCGAAGAAACCTTGACGGAAAAGGACATTTTAAACGAAGAAATTTTTCTTGCGCTTCGTCAGGATACTGGTTTAGGTATGGACGTTTTGGAGAAAAGGCGTAAATTCACACGCTCAAATTTGCTTGAAAAAGAGATCGAAGCCTTTTGCCTGCAAGGCCTTTTGCGCCGCGATTCGGGACGCTTGCGTCTCACAGATAAAGGCTTTACACTGGCCGATTCCATAGCTGAAACATTTATGGTTGAGTAA